tcagcccaaaccactctatgattttGGACTGGGTCTAGGAAACCATGGGGCTGTGTAAAGTTTTCTGTGCTCCAGAGGAGTTTGTGAAGAGCAAAACCTCTTTCTGCTGGCAGGTTTGTCCTGCTGCCCCGGGGTGCTGGGGTCTGGATGGGCTCTTTGGGGGTCACTTCTAGGACACTATTGGTGAAATGAACTCTGCACCACAGAAGTGATGGACGTGGAGGAAGAGGGTTCTCCCCCAGAgcttggaggaggagggagggtgaggaagGCGAGGGAGCAGCCATCTGGGATGCAAGGGCTGTGCTGAGTACTCCAGTATGATTTAGATGCTATCTGGCTTGGTCTGTTTGCAGGAACATATTTCAGTCAGACGTGCTCCCAGAGGAGGTGGGGGATGATCATTCCCAGCcatccctcacctccagctagGCAAAACTCTCAGAGCTGCAAAAACCTTCTAAGCAAACCATCTGCACGTCCCCAAGCCCCCAagtccagcctgctccagctcagaacaagctgtcagcccaggcCGAACAAGCTTCATCTGGCAAAGTGCTCCTGcggctctcctcctcctccggcaGCTGCTGGAACGTCTCACCCCACCCAAAGCATCTTCTTGGCTCTCACCACTTCCAGCAAACACAAACACTGAGTGCTCAGCTGTGtttcctctcctgcttctccccaggAAGGAGGCCCAGAGGTCTCTCCAAGGctggccagagcagagcagtacTCTGTGTAGCGTCTCACCTCCTGCATGTTGCAGCCAGCTGATGTCAGATGCTAAACTGAGCCTGAAAACCTGTGTTTTGTTAAACTCCTCCCCACAGAGACCATCCAGGCTGCAGTTTCTCCACCAAGAACTGCAGAACATCCCTCTCTTGGGATAGCTGtctgtccatgtccttcctggtAGTTTTGGaaggtttgtttttcaaattgGAAGTTCCAGCTTCCACCTCCTGCTATTTCtgcccttcctctgctccttcatCAGGAAGTCCTCCAgctactgctgcttctgcccttcctATGCTTCCTCATCAACAAGTCCTTTATTTCAACACTGCCATCAAATCAGCCTTCatctttgtgctgtgctgagcttccCAGGTCTCCCATGGATGGGATTTCTGGGCTGGGGATGAGGTTTGCTGTCCTCCTGTCCTGTTTCCGAGCCTCTCTTAGCTGGACCCTACAGGACCCTGCTTGTCCTCTGCCCAGGATCCATCTCCTCTATCCTCATTgtctcctggctgctggcaggatggGGAGAGCTCAGCTTCTGCCCCTCGAGGTGGTCCCCTAAAAGAAGGGCTGAAGATAGACCTGGGAGATGAAATGTTTTCCTATGTCCTCTCAGGGGGACAGAAGAGTTGGAGGCAGagggggtttggttttcccttACGAGGAAAGCTTCATTCCTGAAGTTGTTTTGTGGAGATCTGAGATGCTGAGTGAGCAACCAGCAATTTGTGGGCAGGATGCTCTCCTGGGAAAACAGACCCAGCCCAAGCTCATGTTCTGCTTCGTTGGAATGAGGGGTACTATTTTGGGATGGATGATTTTTCTGGAGATCTCTAAATGAAAGGGTGAATCCCATCAGCCCTCTGAGGGAAACCAGCCTTTGAAAGCTTAACCCTCCTCATGAaaacattcacagaatggtttgggttagaagggatcttcaagatcctccagttccaaccccctgccatgggcagggacacctcccactagcccagcttgctcaaacctagccctgaacatctccagggagggggcatccacagcttccctgggcagcctgttccagtgtctcaccagccccaCTGGGAAGCACTTCTTCCTGACAGTAGGGTTCCTTGGTCTGTggtgagctcagcagctgctgagcttcccAGCAGGACCAGACACCTTCCTGAAGGACACTCACCTGCACTGTGGTCCATGCACTTCCATGAGGGACTTGCTACCACACAGAGAGCCCCTTGGGAGCTTCTCACACTGCCCTACAAACCACCTTCAAAGCCAAGGTGGTGGTAGGCGGTGTGGGGATGGGCCAGCTCTCAGACACAACCCCCACCTCTCATTCCCAGCAGGACTCCTTCCAGAAAAGCTGCTgactgcccagagcagctcagattAAAATAATCCCAGGATCCTTCCTGGCCCTGGGCTTTGGCAGCCAATGTGACTAATCCCCCACCACACATTCAGCCCCATCCTGGGCTCCTACAGGTGTGTCCTGCAGACTGCCTGCCCGTGAACCGTCCTCATGTCCTTCCTGGGAGGCACCAACCTTCCtacagcagagcaaagccaccCAGGGCCGAGCTCAGATCCCCTCCAAAGCCCTGGGCTTCACATCCCCATGGAAGATCTTCACTTACAGCTCTTAGATAGGAGCAGGAAGCCACCAGCACCTCTACTGCaggtagaagaggaggctgaggggagaactcattgttctttgcagctccctgagctgaGATTGGAGttaggtgggggctggtctctcctccctggtATCAGGCTCAACACCAAGTATTTCTTCACAACCTAGCAGGCTCCTGAAAACCATCAGCCCCTCAAATGCTCCAGATGAAGTCCTCTGCTCTGATCCTATTTCACTTGGGGTATTGGGTTAACCAGCCTGGATCACATAACCCAGCAGATCAAACCCACCTCCAGCTTGACTTTGCCATTGTGGTTTCTCCCTCTGGTCTCCTCCTctgtgataatttttttttgggggggtccagttacagagaggaaaaagcaaagatcacctcccccccagcctttctCACAGGGCAGCAACTTGTTCTTCTGATCACCCCTAGGGAATAATGATGAAACAAAGCATTATTTTAAGAAAACACAAGTTTGGGTCCCCTCCTCCTCTGGTTCAGAGGTTTTAATGTTGTCCTCCACCCAGAGCTCAAGTTCCTTTTTCAGTCTTTTGGTTGTCATTTCCTCTCTGAAAAGCTGTTGCAAAGAGGAACAAATCCTCATGAGCACACCAACTtcaccttcctcttcttcaggagTAGAGGCACTGCCTCAACACCCAGCTTCAAACCACCCTCCCCACTGACCTCCCAAAGAGAAATGTCCCTTTGGCTGGCatccagctgctgaggagatcTTTTAGCACCAAGAACTTTGTGGGGGCTGCCTGAGAGGCACCCAGAGGTGGAGGATCAGGGATGCTGGGATGGTGGCTGTAAGTGGTGAGTCGAGCTTGTAAAGCAagagaggaagcaggcaggtgcaggcagtggctgggggcagcctgatgtagctgcagatgtccctgctgactgcacagtggttggactagatgacctttaaaggttcctcccaactcaaaccattccatgattctatcagGGCCAGCTAGTTCTGCAGGTGTTGGCACCAAGAGCTGTAGGCTGACCTCTTGAGCCAGAGCTTGCAAGGTTCTGCCTCAGTGATAGATGGGCAATCACCTACAAGCAGAGCAGgtatggacctgttggagcagtagcagaggaggccacagcaattaCAGGAGGGTTGGCAGCCCCCTGCTGTGAAGCCAGggtgaaagagttggggctgttcagcctggagaagagaaggctccagggagaccttctggtggcctctcaGGACTTCATGGGGACagaagcaagctggggacagatttttagagcagggcctggggtgatggtttgaactcaaggagggagattcagactggagagaagggagaggtgtTTGACATtggaggtggtgagagcctggcccaggttgcccagagaggtgggagatgccccatggctggcaccatTCCAGATGAGGTTttatggggctctgagcaacttgctccagttgcagatgtccctgctgactgtaggggggttagactgcatgagctttaaaggtctcttcccacctaaACCCCTCCATGATTTCATGACTTGAATCCCTATACTACAGCAAGTTGCTCCTTGGCTGTTGCCCCACTCAAGCATCACCTCTGGGctccccccacacctccccagccctgccacccttGCACCACCAGGGAGGAAAGTTGCTTTTGTTCCTTTATTACACATTGTCCAGGCatggtgaagcagcagcagccagccccaggccctACAAGTGGGGCATGGAGAGCTGTGGTTGCAGAGGCCTTCACAAGATTTTGGGCCAAAATTCCCTTGAATTTGTGAAgttggggctgcagctgagcccaaCACAGAGCAAGCCAAGCCCAGCCCTCTGAAGCCCATGTCATTGTCATTCTCCACAGAGAAGATGAAGGATGAAGGAACTTTCTTTTGCCAGACCTCCAACAAGTCTGAGAGCTCTAGAAGCATTTTACACCCTACAGCACGTCAAACCTTACCACCTTCCCTCCCACTTCACAGCCACAAACACAGCATCTGTTCAtactcccctcccacccctccccagaggATCCCCCCACCCAGCAGTGATACCTCAGATCAGGGCTGCAAACACAGGGTGAGCCTTTCTCAACCCTTCCCAAGCTCTGACAGCCCAGCACTAAGCTGCTTACATGGGCTAATGGCAAGGTATCTGCGCTGAGAGGCTTCATCCTTCCCCCACCACCCACCCAcctccctgcttcccacccTTCTCCATGTCCTTCAACCCCTCAAAACCCCACTAGAACCCCTTGGTAGATCACACAGAGCatctgcagcatgttcctgAGGAGCTGCACAGTGTACATGAGAGCCAAGTTCAGTGTCCATCATGGAcaagctcatccagctgcaGGAACCTCAGCTCAGAGCAGAGTCTGGTGTCCATCCCTCCCACCATCACCCACCCACCTCCCTGCTTCCCACCTTTCTCCATGTCCTTCAACCCCTCAAAACCCCACTTGAACCCCTTGGTAGATCACACAGAGCatctgcagcatgttcctgAGGAGCTGCACAGTGTACATGAGAGCCAAGTTCAGTGTCCATCATGGAcaagctcatccagctgcaGGAATCCCAGCTCAGAATCTGGTGTccatcccccccacctcctcccaccCAAAACATGTACACAACAGTGTCCAAGTccacacatccagggagggttGGGAGCTACAGGTGGCTACTGCAGACtgtggagagaggggagaaggttGGTGGTCAGCGGCTGCGACAAGGAAGAGCCCAACAGGTTCAAcgtggaggaggaaggaggaggaggagaaactgaagACCAAACTCAAAAGGAGGCAAAAAGAGGAACGCTGGGATTCAGGGGGCGGATGGCTACCTTCTAGGAAACagccagcagagggaaggagagggagagtcGCTGTTTGGTCGGTGGgttgggtggggttggggtggtttgttttggtgtcaCTCACGATAGAAAACATATTCGGTGTAAGAGGTCCAGATCCTGTCGTCTGTCTGGTCATGGGCAAAGGCACAGGTGCCTGTGGAGTTGCAGGCCACCATGTGGAAGCCAGCGTCGGCCAGTTTGTCAAAGGCTTGCTCCAGGAAGGTGAATTTGAGGTAGTACCTGGAGGTGTACCGCTCCGGGGGCCTGTCCGGGTCCCTGCTTTCGTTCAGGGTATCTCCAAAGACCTCCTTGGCCAGCGACGTCTTGCCACAGACCATGATCCGTGCCACCCTGCGGAACTTGGCGTCCGtctggctgtccctgcccagggtgtAGGAGCCCCGGTAGCCGATGGTGATGAACCCTGCCCTGCGGGCATCGGCTGCCGCGCCGGCGGGGCCGGCACCACCGGGGCcagcagcggcggcggtggGCGGCGCGGCGCCGGCGGAGCTCAAGCCGCGGCCGGCATCGGCGCCGGGGGAGAGCTCCTCGGGGTCGCTTTGGCACGGGTCATCTCCCAGCGAGTTCTGCTTGCTGAGCTTGGGGGCCAGCAGCTTCACCAGCTCGGGCAGCATGAAGTACTCGGCCTCCCGCTGGAGACGGCTCCTCTCCGGGAAGTGGTCgggcagcaccagctgctggtCCCTCATGTAATCCAAGATGTAGCGGAAGAGGAACCCGTCCCGGTCCACGAAGAACCTGCCCTTGCTGTCGCGGGCCAGGGAGCGGACGTTCTTCTGGGTGAACATCTCCCAGAGGAGCGACCCAGGCACGCTGACCAGGGTGGGGTGGCGAGTGATGTAGACTTGCCCACCCACATTGAGTTCGATGATCTCAGGGAAGGGGAAGTCCTCGCTGGGTTTGGCACAGCCTGTGTTGTCTGCCAGGGCCatggtgagctgctgctgctgctttcccacctGCCacagagagcagtcaggtgccAAGGTTGAGACCATCAGCAAACGCAGCCCCAGCATCCCACCCATCCCACCCACAGAatcagtttggttggaaaaggtctttgaatgcaaccattctctaactcacagaatcaccaaggttggaagagacctcaaagatcatcaagtccaacctgtcaccacagacctcatgactagaccatggcaccaagtgccacatccaatcccctcttgaacccctccagggacggtgactccaccacctccctgggcagcacattccaatggccaatgactctctctaggaagaactttctcttcacctctagcctaaacttcccctggcacagcttgagactgtgtcctcttgttctggtgctggttgcctgggagaagagaccaacctccctgcaggtagttgtagacagcaactctaccaaggctggggctaaaccatgtcactcagTACCtcatctgtgtcttttaaactcctccagggatggggattcaagcaccaccctgggcagcctgttccagacttTGGGAAGCCTTTCAATCAAGAAGCTTCTTCTActatccaacctcaacctcctcatgtgcagcttgaggccatttcctcttgtcctatcacttgtccCTTGGGTGAAAAGGCCAACCCACACCTAGCTCCAAGCTCtgttcagggagttgtagagagccagctctccctccagcctcctccagactaaaccaccccatctgcctcagctgctcctcacaagacctgttctccagaccctttgggTCAGTGAGCAGTACAGGATGAGGTCCCTGTATCTCCAAGAGTCTGGAAGCTCTCTTCCCCAACCCTTGGCTCTTGGAACAAGCATCATTGTCTCATGCCACCTCCCTTCCCTGACACAAGAAGGGAAGAGCTTTCCCTGTGGTCTCAATGCACCTTGCCCCCCTccagctctccccacagccagctcctggggctggtgcTCAGCACCTTTGCTGAGGGAGGTGCAGTGATGTCAAGAAGAGGAAAGGCAGGTCTATcacagctgtccctgcctggccctgtgTCCTGCTGAGCATGCCAAGGGAGCTCTGCATTACCATGGAGTGTCTCCCACCCAGCTGGAGGGGAGTCTATGGTCCTGTGTACCAGAAGCTCTGCCAGCAAAGTAATGCTAGATACCACCATAAAGGCCAAAGGGATGGTGCCACTTGGCACTCCTGCTCCATCCTTGGTCCTGTAAAATGCTTGAGGCCAGGCTAAGAGCAGGTGAGAGGTGGCAGCATCTCTCCAAGGATCTGGGAGCAAGACAAAcactgggctgctggcacagcttcgGGCCAGGAGCCACGTTTTGGGCCATTTTCCAAAGATGAGCTGATTCTCAAGCATCTCTTGACACTGCAAACCAGCACTTACATAAACCTGGCTCAGCAGATGATGGATTtctggatccagcctggccaagcCATACAGGAATCTGGGAGaccacagagagaaagaggtcTCCTGGGCCACCCCTGACAGGGTTGGTGTTGAGCTCTGTGTGATGTTAGcgcatccctggagctgctttgaagttggcagcagctgcttggacACCCCCTCCCCAAGGAACTGGTCTTACAGCCAAGAAACATCCCTGGTTCTCTCCCTATCCTTGTGTCCTGCCAGGTGGCTTCACAGAGGCAACATGGACAGGTCCTAACATgctccaggcaggtggtggagtcaccatccctggagatgttgaagaaaaagtggccatggcactttgggacatggcttaatggccatgggggtgttaggttgatgactggactcgatgatcttggaggtcttttccaaccaaaagaattctatgactctgtacaTTTTGGAGAAGCTCAAGAGCCAAGATCAGACTCTGGgggctcttttgggtggtggggagggctgagctgcGTTCCACGGCCACAAGCTTCTCCCAGCTCACAGGAATATGCAAGGGTAATGGGTTCTGAGCAAGGTCTGACTTGGGTGAGCCAAGGCTGGGACTGCAAAGCTCAGAGCATGGTCCAGCTGGCTTCCAGCTTCTCCAACCCTCTCCTGCAGCGGCTTTCACTGGAGATGTGCCCATTCCCCTGCCACAGGGAGACCAGGCAGCAGAACCTCGCCAGGCAGGAGCCACCACTCCCCTTTGtcccttttgggggggggggggggggggaggggcagctggggacagcagctggacaGCCCAGGGATGAAGGGGACCCCTAAGaaatcccaccccccacccctacACCCCCTGCACAGGCACCCAGACTGCAAGCTGGGAACAGGCACATAGGCAGTGGGGCACCTCgggggcagggacagggggGACCGAGGTTGGGgggcaggacagggaggtgggggacagATGAGGACACAGCGTGGGGACACGACATagcggggtggggggaaacacTGACACACCGGCGAGGGGACAAGACCTGGTGGGGACACACGctgaaagtgtgtgtgtgtgtagggacAGACACCAAAGCAGGCAgcggggatggagatggggacaCTAGGGAGAAGGGACACagaaggggggtgggagggcgcGAAGAGATGGGGACACACACCGGGGAGCAACGCAGAGGGGCAGAAACACAACGAAGGGGGAGGACGACGACGGGGGTCAAGACATGGCGAGGGACAGACGCAAGACATGGGAGGGGAG
This sequence is a window from Dryobates pubescens isolate bDryPub1 chromosome 18, bDryPub1.pri, whole genome shotgun sequence. Protein-coding genes within it:
- the LOC104297908 gene encoding BTB/POZ domain-containing protein KCTD12; translation: MALADNTGCAKPSEDFPFPEIIELNVGGQVYITRHPTLVSVPGSLLWEMFTQKNVRSLARDSKGRFFVDRDGFLFRYILDYMRDQQLVLPDHFPERSRLQREAEYFMLPELVKLLAPKLSKQNSLGDDPCQSDPEELSPGADAGRGLSSAGAAPPTAAAAGPGGAGPAGAAADARRAGFITIGYRGSYTLGRDSQTDAKFRRVARIMVCGKTSLAKEVFGDTLNESRDPDRPPERYTSRYYLKFTFLEQAFDKLADAGFHMVACNSTGTCAFAHDQTDDRIWTSYTEYVFYRE